In Thermanaerothrix sp., the DNA window GGTGGATTTCATCGACGAAAGCGAAGTGCTCACACCCGCTGACCACGAGGCCCACATCGACAAGCACTCCTTCAACGTCCCCTTCGTATGCGGCGCGAGGAACCTCGGCGAGGCCCTAAGAAGGGTGAACGAGGGGGCCGCCATGATAAGGACCAAGGGCGAAGCGGGCACCGGCGACGTGTCCCAGGCGGTAAAACACGTGAAGACGGTAACCAAGGAGATAGAGGCCCTAGCTGGGGTCGAGGAAGAGGAACTCTCCCGGTTGGCGGTGGAACTTAGGGTCCCGCTGGAGCTAATCAAGACCTGCGACAGCCTCAAGAGGCTTCCGGTGGTCAACTTCGCCGCCGGAGGCATAGCCACCCCCGCGGATGCAGCGCTCATGATGAACCTTGGATGCGACGGGGTCTTCGTGGGCAGCGGCATCTTCAAGAGCGAGAACCCCTCCAAGAGGGCGGCGGCCATCGTGCAAGCGGTGGCACACCATGAGGACTGGGACCTGGTGGCTAAGGTCTCCGAAGGACTGGGAGAGGCCATGAGAGGCATATGCGTCAGCTCCATAGACGAGGCCTCCATGCTTCAGACAAGAGGGTGGTAACCATGCGGGTAGGCGTGGTGGCCTTCCAGGGGGCCTTCAGGGAACACATGTCAAAGCTTAGCCGTCTTGGGGCGGATGCCGTGCCAGTCAAGGAACTCGAAGACCTGGAGGGCTTAGATGGCATCGTGATACCCGGAGGGGAGAGCACGGTCATAGGCCGCTTCCTCCAGCAGGAGGGGCTGTCCTCCGCCATAGCGGACAGAGTGAAGGACGGATCTCTGGCACTCATGGGAACCTGCGCAGGGGCCATACTCACCTGCAAGAAGGTTTTGAACGATCCCCCAATGGGAAGCATAGGGATCTTCCCGGCGGAGGCAAGGCGGAACCACTACGGCACCCAAAAAGACAGCTTCCAAGGGGATATCACCCTTTACGACGGCCAAAGGATACCTGGGGTTTTCATAAGGGCGCCGAAGCTGGTTCCACTAGAAGGGGCTTCGGTGCTGGGACTGCACCAGGGGGAACCGGTGGCCCTATCATGGGGTCGGTGCCTTTTGATGTCCTTTCATCCGGAGCTCACCGAGGACGACTCAATGCACAAGCTGTTTCTCAAGATGTCCTCCGTGGGATGAGCATCAAACCAACCCCCATTCTTTCAAGGCTCCAACGGCACAGGGTTTATAAGGCACAGCCCAGTTAAAAACATAAGGCGGCGGGGCCCATTAAAAGGGGTCCCGCCGCCATTTAAAATATGGCTAGCCTTAAGGGGCACCGGCTTCCCTTAGGTCCTCCGCCAACCCGGCCCACACCGCCGCTAAGCTCAGGAGTATCGTCTTATGCATTCCTCCAACAGGTCCCAGAACCTGTCAAGGTCCAGGGTGACGGCCACTTCGGCGTTCGGCTCCCTCTTGGTTACGCCAAAGTAGTCGCAACAGGTCCTCCCGTAGGTGTGCTCTCCCCTCAGCTCCACATCAACCCTCATGGGCTTTGTGACGAATATGGAAGGGTCTATGACGTACGCCACGGTGGTAGGATCGTGAAGCGGCGGGGCGTCCCATCCGAAGATCTCCCGCTGAGTCTTAGCGAAGAACTCCATGAGCTCCACAAAAACCTTGGAAACCCTGTTGCCTATGGCTCCTATCCTGCTAACAACCTGGGAGGTACAGCGAACCTGCCTGGTGAGATCAAGCCCCATCATCACCACCGGCCTTCCGGAGGAGAACACCACGTGGGCTGCCTCTGGGTCCGCGTATATGTTGAACTCCGCAGCAGGGGTCACGTTGCCAAGTTGATATGAGCCCCCCATGAGCACTATCCGCTTTATCTTCTCTACGATCTTAGGCTCCTTGCGCATGGCCATGGCAACGTTGGTAAGAGGCCCCGTTGGGACAACGGTTACGTCCCCATCGGAGTTCATCAGGGTTTCGATCATAAGATCCACCCCGTGCCTTGGGTCCTTCCGAACGGTGGGTTCATCAAAGCTTGGACCGTCCAGGCCGGTCTTCCCGTGTATGTCGTCCGCTATTATCTGCTCCCTCACCATGGGGCGGGACATCCCAGCCGCCACCGGCACGCCCTTGAGCCCCAGCAATGACGCGATGTTGAGTGCGTTTCTCACAGTCTTATCAAGGGTCTGGTTTCCAGCCACCACCGTCACGGCCAGGAGCTCCACCGACGGGTGGGACGCCGCCATCATCATGGCCACCGCGTCATCGTGCCCCGGGTCAACGTCAAGGATGATCTTTTCCCTCTTCAAGCTGCATCACTCCTCCAGGTGAACCGAGAGGGCGCTCATCCTGGCCCTCTGGGACCTAAGCTTTCTGTACATGGCAAGGCTAAGTATAGCGGCGGTGACTATATAGGGGATCATCAAGATGAACTGGGATGGGAACCCAAAGGTCTGAAGCCTCGCCCCCACCGAGTCCGCCAACCCGAAGATGAAACAGCCTATCATGCTCTTAACTGGATCTCCTCCGCCGAAGAGCATCGCCGCCACCCCCATGAATCCCCTTCCGTTGGTCATGTTCTCCGCGAAGACCTTGCTGTACCCCAACGACAGGTACGCTCCAGCGACACCGCCTATGATGCCCGAGTAGATCATGACCTCGAACTTGCGAAGGGCCACCCTTATGCCCGCGGTCTCCGCCGCCTTTGGGTTCAACCCCACGCAGCGGAGCCTAAGGCCCCAAACGGTCCTGTACAGCATGTATTGAAGGAATAGCACCAATAGGATCCCCACCGGCTCCAGAAGCGAGTAACCGTTAAAAAGGCTGTCGAGGACCTCATTGGACCCTAAGAAGGGCAGGTTGATCCTTGGCATGGGCGCTATGGCGGGGTCCATGAAGGAACCGGACTCGTTGAGGAGCCTGTTCAGAAGGAGCTTGGTTATGGCCAGGGCAAACATGTTGACCCCCATGCCGACCACAAACACGTCGGACTTATACTTTATGTGGGCCAAGGCCATAAAAGAGGCTATGGCCACCCCCACGAGAACCGACGCCCCTAGGGCCAGGAGCCAGCTTCCGGAGAAGTAGCTAACCGCCACGGCGGTGAAAGCCCCACACAACATTATGCCCTCCACACCTATGTTCAATATATCCGCCTGTTGGGTTATGACGCACGCCATGGCGGCGTAAATTATGGGCATTGAGGATCTAAGGGTGGATCTTATGAGGGTGTAGTCCACCACCAAGGACAGGTTGTCCATCAAATCCGCCAAGGACTCCAGCATCTTCAGCCCCTCCCGACGGATCCATCGGATCCGGACTTGTTGGTTTTGAACTTAAACTTAAAGAGCCCCTCCATGGAGGCCAACAGTATGAACAGGGCTATCACGGTATCCACCAGCGCCTTGGGGACCCCGGTGAAACGCTCCATCCCCAACGCCCCGGATTTGAGGGCCGCCAGAAAAAAGGAGAGCAATGGGATAAGCCTTATGTCGTTCCTGGCTATCAGGGACGCCAACATTCCGTCAAAGGCTAGCCCCGGAGAGAAGTTGTCAACGAAGGAGCCGAACACACCCAAAACCTGTATGGCCCCAGCTATTCCGCCCATGGCGCCGCTGGCCGCCATGGCCCACAGCATGACCGCTTTTGAATTTATGCCCACGTGTTCCGCATACTGCCGGTTCTCCCCCACCGCCCGCAACCGGTAGCCCCAGGTGCTCTTGTGGACCACCCAGTAACAGGCCACCAATATGGCTATGCCCATAAATAGACCGGTGTTCGCCATGCTGGGAGGCATTATGCGGGATAGCATGAGATAATCCGGCACCGGCGTGGTCTGGGGAGCCCCCAAGCCCGAAGACAAGGGATAGTTGACCAGGTAAGAGGTGAAGAATATGGCCACGTAGTTGGCCAGTATGGTGACACAGACCTCGTTCACGTCGTAGTAGGCCTTGAGGTAGCCGGGTATAAGCGCCCAAAGGGCACCAGCCAGCACCGCGGCGGCAAAACAAAGCACAAGGTGCAACGGCCACGGCATGGGGCCAAAGGCGATGCCCACCCACGCGGCAGCCATCGCCCCAAGGTAAAGCTCTCCCTCCACACCCACGTTGAACACCGAGGCCTTGGAGGCCACGGAGAAAGCAAGGGCGGTAAGAAGAAGCGGAACGAACTTCTCAAGGGTACCCCCCAGGTTGAACTTCCCAACAAGCGCCCCCTTGACCAGCTCCACGTAGGACTCCACCGGGCTCTGCCCCATCAGCGCTATGGCCCCAGCCCCTATCACCAGGGCCAGAAGGGCGGTGAGAATGGAGTTCAAAAGCCTATTCATTTGCAGCACCCCCGGTCATGAGAAGCCCCAATTTCTCCTCATCCGCCTGGTCCGCGTCTATTATTCCCGTTATCCGCCCCTCGTAAAGAACCGCTATGCGGTCCGACAGGGACAGGATCTCCTCCAAATCCGCAGATATAAGGACTATGGCGGTGCCGTTATCCCTCACCCTGACCAGTTCTTTCCTGATGTTCTCTATGGAACCTATGTCCACCCCTCGGGTGGGCTGGCATGCCAGGAGGACCTTAGGATTGGAGTCCACCTCCCGGGCCACCACTATCTTCTGGGCGTTGCCTCCGGAGAAACCCGTGGCAGGGGCATCCGCCAGGGGAGGCCTTATGTCAAAGGTCTTTATCAGCCCCTCCGCAAAACGGTTGAGCTCCCCCTCCACCAATGCGACCCCCTTCGATATGGGAGGCCTGCGAAAAGCCAGGCCCGCCAGGTTCTCTTTGACGGTCATGACCCTGTTGAGCCCCCGGGTGTTTCGGTCCTCAGGGATGTGGGCAAGCCCCGCCTCCCTCACCTTAAGGGGACTCATGTTCTGGACCTCCACCCCATCTATCTTGACCTTGCCCCGCTCCACGGACCTCAAACCAGCTATGGCCTCCGCCAGCTCGCTCTGGCCGTTGCCGTCAACCCCGGCTATGCCCAGTATCTCGGAGCGCCGGACCTGGAAGGAGACCCCCCGTATCTTCGCATGCTCCTTGGAGCTTGGCACGTATATGTCCTCCACGCTTAAGACCACGTCGCCGGAGGCGGCGGATTGAGACCGCTGAACCCCAAGGAACACGTCGCGCCCCACCATGAGCCTAGCCAACTCGGGGATAGACGTATGAGACTTCAAAACGGTGCCCACGTGGCGGCCCTGGCGCATCACCGTCATCCGGGACGCCACCTCCATGACCTCGTTCAGCTTGTGGGATATGAATATGACCGACTTGCCCAATTCAGTGAGGGACCGTATCACCTTAAAGAGCCCCTCCGCCTCCTGGGGGGTCAGAACCGCGGTGGGCTCGTCAAGTATCAGCACCTCCGCCCCCCTGTACAGGGCCTTTATTATCTCCACCCGCTGGGCCTCCCCAACGGAAATGTCGTTAACCCGCTTTTTAAGGTCCACCCAAAGCCCATACTCCTCCATTATGGAGGTTATCCTCTCCTCCGCGGACCTGAAATCTATCTTGCCCATGGACAACCGGGGCTCAAAGCCGAGTATCACGTTCTCCAAAACCGTAAGCTGCTGGACCAACATGAACTCCTGATGCACCATGCCTATGCCCCTGGCTATGGCTTCCCCTGGGGTCTGGTGCTGGAAGGTCTCCCCTTTAACCGTTATGGCCCCGGAATCGGCCTCATAGACCCCGTAAAGGATCTTCATGAGCGTTGATTTCCCAGCCCCGTTCTCCCCTATAAGGGCATGGGCCTCCCCAGGCATCAGGTCAAAAAGACCCCGGTCCACCGCCCGGACCCCGGGGAAGTCCTTGACTATGTCCCTCATCAGAACTATGGGTTCCATCTGGACTCTTTACACCCCTCAGTCTCCACATGGGAGGGTAAGATTAAAAGGGGCGGACCTGCAAGGCCCGCCCCGAAAGGCCAGGGCTAGATATCCCGCTTGAAGCCCTTATACTGCTCCACCTTGATCTTACCGGACTTTATGTCCTCGGTGAGCTGCTTTATCTTGACCAGTATGTCATTGGGGAACTTATCTCCCAGGGCCTTCTTCATAACCGACATGTCCGTAAGCCCCACGCCGCCGGAGGCCACGCCCATCTCCACCACGGTGTTGCCCTTGAACTTGTTCTCCTTGACGTCCTTAACCACCTTGTAGGTAGCCACGTCCACCCTCTTTATCATGGAGGTGAGGATGTGTCCGGGGTATATGCCGTCCTGGTCCATATCCACGCCGATGGCGTAGAGCCCCTTCTCCTTGGCGGCCTCCAGTATGCCGTTACCGGTGGTGGAAGCCACGTTCATAACTATGTCAGCCCCCTGCTCAAACTGGGCCAGCGCCAGCTCCTTGCCCTTGAGGGGGTCGCTGAAGCTCCCGGCGAAGGACACCAGCACCTTAACGGAGGGGTCTATGTACTTGGCTCCCTGCTTGTAACCGGTCAGGAAGTCCTGAAGGACCGGTATGTCCATGCCGCCAACCCAACCGATGATCTTCTTGTTGTTCACGCCGGGAATGTTGGTCTTGGTGGTGAACATGGCAGCGGCGGCTCCGGCCAGGAAGGAACCCTCGTTCTGGGCGAAGATGATGGACTCCACGTTGGGGGCCTTAACAGCGCCGTCGATGACCCCGAACTTCACGTCCGGGAAGGAGGCGGCGTGCTTCTTTATGAGCTCCGCTATCTGGGTGCTGGAACCTATTATCACGTCGTACTTGGCGGAGGCCATGGAGAGCAGGTTGGCCTCCCAGTCCGCGGGGTTCTTGGACTCCAGAACCTTGAGCTCTATGCCAAAGTCCTTCTTGGCCTTCAAAAGCCCCTTGTAAGCGGAGTCGTTGAAGGACTTGTCACCCAAAAAACCGGACAGTATTAGCGCCACCTTCATGGGCTTGTTGGCCGCCATAGCGCCGGAGGCCATCAGAGAAAGGGCCATGCAAGCGACCAAGAGAACAGAAAGAACCTTCTTCTTCAAGTGTGATCTCTCCCCTCTGCGGTAAAGAAAAACTCAACCCCTCAAAGCCAAACCACGTGGTTCAAACCACCGCATCTCCTTCAGCCCATACCATCCCGCCCGGAGTACCACCTCCCCGATGTAAGCTTCATACAGCTTCCGTAGAGATTATCCCCTAAAACCACAGGGGACTACCGGAGCCTTGGTTTCCCGGTGGAACTCCTCTCCACCAGCCTACAGTTTATCACCCTGGCAACGGGCTCAAAACGCTCAGATCCCATCCTGGCAACCACCAAATCCACCGCCACCGCCCCCATTTCAGCGATTGGCTGGGCCACGGTGGTCAAGGGAGGAACCAGAAACTGTCCGATCGATATGCCGTCAAATCCGATGACCGATAGATCTGCGGGCACCGAAAGCCCCAGATCCCTGGCGGCCCTCACCGCTCCCAAGGCCATCAGGTCGTTCATGGCGAAGATACCGGTCACCGAGCGGTCCTTAAGCATTTCTAAAGCAAGGGCGTAGCCGGAAGGACAGGTAAAGTCTCCCCAAACCACAAGGGATTGATCCAACGGCACCCCTTCCTCCCCAAGGGCCCTCGTGAAGCCCTTCAAGCGATCTTCGCTTGGCCCAAGCCCCTTGGGGCCGCAAATGCAGCCTAACCTTCGATGCCCAAGCTCCAAAAGGCAACGGGCCGCCAGGTACCCGCCTCCCACGTTGTCGGACTGGACGGAATCCACCGGCAAACCCTCTATCTTACGGTCCACCATGACCACCGGTATCTCAAGGCCCGAAAGAACCCGGGCCTGCTCCTCGGGGAAACCAAGACCCACTATTATCATGCCCCCCACCCGGTGGGACGTCATGGCCTCAACCGCCCGCCTCTCCCTGTCGGGCTGCCCTGCGGAGCTGGCCATCATTAAGGAGAATCCAAGCTCATAGCACCGGTCCTCAACGGCCCTTGCCACCTCCGCAAAGTAGGGGTTGGTGGCGTCGGGCACCACAAGGCCCAGGAGGGGCGCTCCCTTCCGCCTTAGGCTTCGGGCCATCATGTTAGGCCTGTAGCCCAGGGAATCCACCGCCCTCAGCACCCTTTCCCGGGTGTGAGGATCCACCCGCCTGGTACCGTTTAGGACGTGGGACACGGTGGAAACCGACACCCCGGCAAGCAAAGCCACGTCCTTCATGGTCACCAAATCGCATCCCCCCGTGGGCGCAAAGGATTGCGCAATCCTTTGCGCGTATGCTACTTTTATCCCAAGAGATTGTCAACAACTTTTTGGATTTTATTGCCCAAGGAAACCAACCAAATTTTAAGGAAGTGATCGTCTTGAAGAGGATCGTGGTGGTGGGCTCCCTCAACATGGACATGATAATGCGGGCGGAACGGATGCCCATGAAGGGTGAGACCCTTACCGGAGGCACCTTCTCCACAGCCGAGGGCGGCAAGGGGGGCAACCAGGCGGTGGCCTGCTCCAGGATGGGAGCTAAGGTCACCATGGTGGGCAAGGTGGGACAAGACCAGTTTGGAGACCTGCTGGTGGAAAGCCTTTTACGGGAGGGGATAGAGGCCAAGGTAAAAAGGTCCCACGTCCACACCGGGGTGGCGCAGATCACGGTGTTTCAAGACGACAACTCCATAATAGTCGCCCCAGGGGCTAACCGCCACCTTTCCCCCGAGGACCTGGACCTTCATTGCTTCACGGGGGCCCATGGAGCCGTCTTCCAGCTGGAGATACCCCTTGAGACGGTGGAAGCGGGGTTGAAGGCCGCCAAGGCCAGTGGATGCATAACCTTCCTCAACCCATCGCCCATAAGGCCCATGGGAGAAAAGGCCCTGGCGAACTGCGACTACATAGTCTTAAACCAGGTGGAGCTAGGCCAACTGAGCGGCGAGGACCGGCCAGATACCGGCATAAGGAAGCTGCTTGACCTTGGGGTCAAAGGGGTAGTCCTAACCATGGGATCCCAAGGGGCCAGGTTCGTATCCCCATACCAGGACGGAACCGTTGAAGCGCCAAAGGTAGAGGTGGTTGACTCAACCGGAGCGGGCGACGCCTTCATGGGGGCCTTTGCGGTGATGATATGCGAGGGACGCCCAATGGACGAGGCGGTCCTAGCCGGCGTGGCTGCGGGATCTCTTGCGTGCCTGAGGGAAGGGGCCCAACCCTCTATGCCCTCAAGGGAGCAGGTGCTAAAGCTAATGGCTTCAATGCCATAAAAGACCGCCCCCGGCCCTATATTCCCGGGCCGGGGGGTGGCAGCTATGGCCCAAAACAATCGGCCAAGGCCCAATGGGCCTAACCCCTGGGAGGGGGCAGAGCGGCACCTCTTTGTACTGCGCCCGCGGACAGCTGGCCATGCTTGGTCTTGAAATGGGCTATCATTCCCAAGAGGTTCGAGGCAAGCTTCACCATGTCCTCTGCTCCCTCCGCCACCCTCTCCGCGGCCTTGGTCACCTCGGACATCTGATCCCTCACCACATCCGAAGAAGAGGCCGCCTTGGACACCTCAGCGGCTATGTCCCTCACCGCGGCGGATATCTCCTCGCTGGACGCCGCCTGCTCCTCCGACACCGCCGCCAGGTCCTGGGTGGCGGAGGATATCTCAGAAAGGGCGGATATTACGCTCTCTATGGTCCTCTCAGCCTCCCTGGCCAAAGAGGAAGCCTCCTGGGACAGGCGGGAGTTCTCGTCCGACGACTCCACCACCCGCTTGAGCTCCTCGGTTATGGTGTTTGCCAGCTCCGAGATCTTCCTGGCCGCCCCGTTGGACTCCTCCGCAAGCTTGCGGACCTCCTCGGCCACCACCGCAAAACCCCGCCCATGCTCCCCCGCCCTGGCGGCCTCTATGGCGGCGTTCAAGGCCAAAAGATTGGTCTGATCCGCTATGCCGCTTATCTCCGCCACAAAGGACTGTATCTCCCTGGCGCTGTCCACAAGGCGCCTCACCTCCCCGGCCATGGCGCTTGAAGCCTCCGCCACGCTTTCTATGCGCTGAGCCACCCGGGCCACGGAGGAAGCCCCCTCCGAGCCGGAGGCCCTGGCCACCTCCACCCGGTCGGCTATATCAGTGCTCCTCTGGGCCGACATCTGGGCTCCCGACGAGACCTCCTCCACGGAAGAGCTTATCTCCGACGCCGAGGCGGAGAGGGAGTCCATCTGCCTTGACACCTCGTCCACGTTGGCCTTGGACTCCTGGGCGGCGGCTATGGTCTCCTGAGACACCGCGGAAAAGTCCTCCCCTTCCTTGCCCAAAGCCTCCGCCATGGACCTTATGTCCTCCATGGAGCGACTGAGGTTTGAGGCCATCTGGTTAAGGGACCGCCCGACCGACGCCACCTCATCGGCCCCCTCTTCGTCAAAAACCATGGACAGATCCCCCTCCGCAAAGGCCCTAACCCCTTGCTCCATGAAAGCAAGACGCCTTGACAGGCTGAGGCATACGAACAACCCCGCCGCCAACATCAGGATCACCGCCGAGACGGAACCCACACCCATGACCCATAGGGCGCTGACGGAGTACCTGCGGTTGTCCTGGTTCCTCTTGGCCGCCTCATTGCGCAGGTAATCAGAAAGAGCCCTCATCTCCTTTTGATACTCCTCAAAGGCGGGGAAGCCCCTCTGCTCGAAGAGCTCCCGGGCCTCCTCCCCGCGGCCGGACCTTGCAAGGTCCAAAGCCTCCCGCAACACGGCCCTATAAGCTTTCAGCAGCTCCTTAGCCTTGGGGAGGCGCTCCTTTTCGTAATCTGTCAACACGGTGTTCTCCCACCGGGATATGTTCTCATCCACCTGCTTCGCCCTCCTGGCGATGTCACTGGCCAGCTGCTCAACCTTAGCGGGATCGGAGGCAAAGGTGATCCTCAAAAGGTTGCCCTGGATGGCGCGGCCGTGCACAAGACAGTCCATGGCAAGCACCGATGGCACGAAGAAATCGTTGTACATGGTATCGGCCAAACCCAAGGACCTCTTCTCGAGGTATATTCCCATGGAAACCACCGCCGCAAGGACCAGGCTCAGAAGGGCTATCATGGCCAAAAGCCTGGCTTTGATGCTGAACCGGTTTAAGCAGCTGCCCTTCATGCAAAAATACCCCCCTTCTTAACCTAAATAACGCTTAGCCCTAATCAAAGCTCA includes these proteins:
- the pdxT gene encoding pyridoxal 5'-phosphate synthase glutaminase subunit PdxT, translated to MRVGVVAFQGAFREHMSKLSRLGADAVPVKELEDLEGLDGIVIPGGESTVIGRFLQQEGLSSAIADRVKDGSLALMGTCAGAILTCKKVLNDPPMGSIGIFPAEARRNHYGTQKDSFQGDITLYDGQRIPGVFIRAPKLVPLEGASVLGLHQGEPVALSWGRCLLMSFHPELTEDDSMHKLFLKMSSVG
- a CDS encoding ABC transporter ATP-binding protein, whose product is MEPIVLMRDIVKDFPGVRAVDRGLFDLMPGEAHALIGENGAGKSTLMKILYGVYEADSGAITVKGETFQHQTPGEAIARGIGMVHQEFMLVQQLTVLENVILGFEPRLSMGKIDFRSAEERITSIMEEYGLWVDLKKRVNDISVGEAQRVEIIKALYRGAEVLILDEPTAVLTPQEAEGLFKVIRSLTELGKSVIFISHKLNEVMEVASRMTVMRQGRHVGTVLKSHTSIPELARLMVGRDVFLGVQRSQSAASGDVVLSVEDIYVPSSKEHAKIRGVSFQVRRSEILGIAGVDGNGQSELAEAIAGLRSVERGKVKIDGVEVQNMSPLKVREAGLAHIPEDRNTRGLNRVMTVKENLAGLAFRRPPISKGVALVEGELNRFAEGLIKTFDIRPPLADAPATGFSGGNAQKIVVAREVDSNPKVLLACQPTRGVDIGSIENIRKELVRVRDNGTAIVLISADLEEILSLSDRIAVLYEGRITGIIDADQADEEKLGLLMTGGAANE
- a CDS encoding ABC transporter permease gives rise to the protein MLESLADLMDNLSLVVDYTLIRSTLRSSMPIIYAAMACVITQQADILNIGVEGIMLCGAFTAVAVSYFSGSWLLALGASVLVGVAIASFMALAHIKYKSDVFVVGMGVNMFALAITKLLLNRLLNESGSFMDPAIAPMPRINLPFLGSNEVLDSLFNGYSLLEPVGILLVLFLQYMLYRTVWGLRLRCVGLNPKAAETAGIRVALRKFEVMIYSGIIGGVAGAYLSLGYSKVFAENMTNGRGFMGVAAMLFGGGDPVKSMIGCFIFGLADSVGARLQTFGFPSQFILMIPYIVTAAILSLAMYRKLRSQRARMSALSVHLEE
- the pdxS gene encoding pyridoxal 5'-phosphate synthase lyase subunit PdxS, whose translation is MNTEDKSWKLKDGLARMLVGGVIMDVTTAEQAKIAEDAGAAAVMALERVPAEIRQQGGVARMADPSKIMEIRNAVSIPVMAKARIGHFAEARVLEALGVDFIDESEVLTPADHEAHIDKHSFNVPFVCGARNLGEALRRVNEGAAMIRTKGEAGTGDVSQAVKHVKTVTKEIEALAGVEEEELSRLAVELRVPLELIKTCDSLKRLPVVNFAAGGIATPADAALMMNLGCDGVFVGSGIFKSENPSKRAAAIVQAVAHHEDWDLVAKVSEGLGEAMRGICVSSIDEASMLQTRGW
- a CDS encoding BMP family ABC transporter substrate-binding protein, whose amino-acid sequence is MKKKVLSVLLVACMALSLMASGAMAANKPMKVALILSGFLGDKSFNDSAYKGLLKAKKDFGIELKVLESKNPADWEANLLSMASAKYDVIIGSSTQIAELIKKHAASFPDVKFGVIDGAVKAPNVESIIFAQNEGSFLAGAAAAMFTTKTNIPGVNNKKIIGWVGGMDIPVLQDFLTGYKQGAKYIDPSVKVLVSFAGSFSDPLKGKELALAQFEQGADIVMNVASTTGNGILEAAKEKGLYAIGVDMDQDGIYPGHILTSMIKRVDVATYKVVKDVKENKFKGNTVVEMGVASGGVGLTDMSVMKKALGDKFPNDILVKIKQLTEDIKSGKIKVEQYKGFKRDI
- a CDS encoding ribokinase produces the protein MKRIVVVGSLNMDMIMRAERMPMKGETLTGGTFSTAEGGKGGNQAVACSRMGAKVTMVGKVGQDQFGDLLVESLLREGIEAKVKRSHVHTGVAQITVFQDDNSIIVAPGANRHLSPEDLDLHCFTGAHGAVFQLEIPLETVEAGLKAAKASGCITFLNPSPIRPMGEKALANCDYIVLNQVELGQLSGEDRPDTGIRKLLDLGVKGVVLTMGSQGARFVSPYQDGTVEAPKVEVVDSTGAGDAFMGAFAVMICEGRPMDEAVLAGVAAGSLACLREGAQPSMPSREQVLKLMASMP
- a CDS encoding methyl-accepting chemotaxis protein, yielding MKGSCLNRFSIKARLLAMIALLSLVLAAVVSMGIYLEKRSLGLADTMYNDFFVPSVLAMDCLVHGRAIQGNLLRITFASDPAKVEQLASDIARRAKQVDENISRWENTVLTDYEKERLPKAKELLKAYRAVLREALDLARSGRGEEARELFEQRGFPAFEEYQKEMRALSDYLRNEAAKRNQDNRRYSVSALWVMGVGSVSAVILMLAAGLFVCLSLSRRLAFMEQGVRAFAEGDLSMVFDEEGADEVASVGRSLNQMASNLSRSMEDIRSMAEALGKEGEDFSAVSQETIAAAQESKANVDEVSRQMDSLSASASEISSSVEEVSSGAQMSAQRSTDIADRVEVARASGSEGASSVARVAQRIESVAEASSAMAGEVRRLVDSAREIQSFVAEISGIADQTNLLALNAAIEAARAGEHGRGFAVVAEEVRKLAEESNGAARKISELANTITEELKRVVESSDENSRLSQEASSLAREAERTIESVISALSEISSATQDLAAVSEEQAASSEEISAAVRDIAAEVSKAASSSDVVRDQMSEVTKAAERVAEGAEDMVKLASNLLGMIAHFKTKHGQLSAGAVQRGAALPPPRG
- a CDS encoding nucleoside hydrolase; this encodes MKREKIILDVDPGHDDAVAMMMAASHPSVELLAVTVVAGNQTLDKTVRNALNIASLLGLKGVPVAAGMSRPMVREQIIADDIHGKTGLDGPSFDEPTVRKDPRHGVDLMIETLMNSDGDVTVVPTGPLTNVAMAMRKEPKIVEKIKRIVLMGGSYQLGNVTPAAEFNIYADPEAAHVVFSSGRPVVMMGLDLTRQVRCTSQVVSRIGAIGNRVSKVFVELMEFFAKTQREIFGWDAPPLHDPTTVAYVIDPSIFVTKPMRVDVELRGEHTYGRTCCDYFGVTKREPNAEVAVTLDLDRFWDLLEECIRRYS
- a CDS encoding ABC transporter permease, with the protein product MNRLLNSILTALLALVIGAGAIALMGQSPVESYVELVKGALVGKFNLGGTLEKFVPLLLTALAFSVASKASVFNVGVEGELYLGAMAAAWVGIAFGPMPWPLHLVLCFAAAVLAGALWALIPGYLKAYYDVNEVCVTILANYVAIFFTSYLVNYPLSSGLGAPQTTPVPDYLMLSRIMPPSMANTGLFMGIAILVACYWVVHKSTWGYRLRAVGENRQYAEHVGINSKAVMLWAMAASGAMGGIAGAIQVLGVFGSFVDNFSPGLAFDGMLASLIARNDIRLIPLLSFFLAALKSGALGMERFTGVPKALVDTVIALFILLASMEGLFKFKFKTNKSGSDGSVGRG
- a CDS encoding LacI family transcriptional regulator, encoding MKDVALLAGVSVSTVSHVLNGTRRVDPHTRERVLRAVDSLGYRPNMMARSLRRKGAPLLGLVVPDATNPYFAEVARAVEDRCYELGFSLMMASSAGQPDRERRAVEAMTSHRVGGMIIVGLGFPEEQARVLSGLEIPVVMVDRKIEGLPVDSVQSDNVGGGYLAARCLLELGHRRLGCICGPKGLGPSEDRLKGFTRALGEEGVPLDQSLVVWGDFTCPSGYALALEMLKDRSVTGIFAMNDLMALGAVRAARDLGLSVPADLSVIGFDGISIGQFLVPPLTTVAQPIAEMGAVAVDLVVARMGSERFEPVARVINCRLVERSSTGKPRLR